A segment of the Sulfurirhabdus autotrophica genome:
ACCAGGCTGCAATTGATCGGTTTTTACTGGAAGTTCTGGTATTGGCTGAGTTGCTCCACTTGTGTCGGTCACTTTAATGAATGCCTTAACCACTGCAGAATCGTAACGTTTGCCATTCCCCTCCAGGATATAACTGGTCGCTTCAGCGGGGCTCATGACTTTACTAAGCAGGGAACCAGTCTGTACAGCATCGTAATCCGTTGCTACTGCGATAATACGAGCACCAAGCGGTATAGCATCGCCTATTAGCTTTTCTGGAAATCCCATCCCGTCAACACGTTCACGGTGACTTCGAATCAGTTTTGCTGCACCTTGCAGTTGCTCCAAAGCCATCAACGCTGCCTGTCCTTTTGCTGGATGCTTGACTACCTCCGCCCTTTCTTCGGCGGTTAAACCTGAAAAGGGTTTTTCAAGCAGGCGGTCCGGCAATCCAATTTTTCCCACATCGTGCAACAGACCCGCAAGAAAAATATCCTGCAATTCTGAACCTTTTATACCCATCTGCTGGGCGATCGCTTTGGAAAGATCGGCAACACGGCGGGAGTGACCAGTCAGCTTTCCTTCTCGCATCTCGATCAGGTTGGCAAATACTCTGACGGTAGTAATAAAACTCTTTTTAAGATTATCATTGGCGACCTCCAGGAAGCCCATCGTTTGACGCACTTCTTCGGTACGCGATTTAACCTTACTTTCAAGCGTGGCGTTAAATTCTTTCAATTCTTCAAATTGCTTTTGCGTCAAAGCTTCCAGACGCTCTTTTTCGCGTTCCAACTGTTTCCGTTCAAGCGCCTGTTTAACAGTCAGGGTAATGTCATTATCTTCCCAGGGTTTCGATATATAACGATAAATCTGCCCCTTGTTAATCGCGTCAATCGTTGCTTCCATTTCTGCATAACCTGTCAGCAATATTCTGACAGTATCGGGCCATTTTTCTCTGACTTTCTCAAGAAATTGTGCACCATTCATTTCAGGCATGCGCATGTCGGATACAACCAGATCCACGGAATCCCGTTCCATGATTTCCAGTCCCTCCGCCCCGCTCTCTGCTGTAAATATACGGTAGCCGAAAGGGCGAAATAGCCTCTTAAGTGAAGAAAGAATATTGGCCTCATCATCAACAAACAATAATGTTGAAGG
Coding sequences within it:
- a CDS encoding HD domain-containing phosphohydrolase, whose translation is MSEMQATSTPQAEPAAPSTLLFVDDEANILSSLKRLFRPFGYRIFTAESGAEGLEIMERDSVDLVVSDMRMPEMNGAQFLEKVREKWPDTVRILLTGYAEMEATIDAINKGQIYRYISKPWEDNDITLTVKQALERKQLEREKERLEALTQKQFEELKEFNATLESKVKSRTEEVRQTMGFLEVANDNLKKSFITTVRVFANLIEMREGKLTGHSRRVADLSKAIAQQMGIKGSELQDIFLAGLLHDVGKIGLPDRLLEKPFSGLTAEERAEVVKHPAKGQAALMALEQLQGAAKLIRSHRERVDGMGFPEKLIGDAIPLGARIIAVATDYDAVQTGSLLSKVMSPAEATSYILEGNGKRYDSAVVKAFIKVTDTSGATQPIPELPVKTDQLQPGMKLSRDLLSKDGGLLLSKDHVIDDNLIAQIRNFEVLEDRLLTIYIYAKKGS